One part of the Anaeromyxobacter sp. Fw109-5 genome encodes these proteins:
- a CDS encoding ATP-binding protein, with protein MPVFLSMGVIPLWRSLTGRVVLVVLAWLVPFVAISVGAGVVVYRDRIAAERGANLELARAASSAFEGFVRDVLRQEQFVGDAIATRRLEPDLVTFLLTRADAEYDSIRDFSWLDPEGRVLASSDARLLGQSIADREYHRRILQGAEFAVSDAIATGPDGGRTVAIARAVRDEGELTGVVLATVDASRLGELALTFERLGRAGIALADRTGAIVYRRTGAGGPAGGAPDVGAVARALRGEEVARAGRGTDAITAAVPVELVGWAAIASRSYSDAAGSFRQAMARAAAASAAAAALAVLVSFVVTRRIARALQRLQSRVQALGRGETAGAPLQGPAEIVRLGSAFDEMAGKLVAANASLELHERLFETSPDPMVVLDRALRLRAVNPAYAAMRGLSTGDLLGRPLVEVVGVDAFEAMAPRAERAFAGESVQYELWTDLPAGRRCLEAIYHPVRERERLEHVGVRFRDVTGRRHAEAAASQSLSFAEAERRRFEAVFREAPAGIVIFDGRDLRAKWSNRTFLSFLDAPFAQLGIAGLRIDEFVPHAREAGLVDVVRRVGATGIPADTPEYRHEGFARGAAWWRWSVRAIPGEVGSDVLLLVTEVTEQVEARKVAEDERLRLETILRTFPVGVILTGPEGRAGIVNDHARQIWGGDGALDAYRGAWAATGIPLAPEDWALQRALRRGEVSTGELIDIERFDGGRATILNNAAPIRDAFGRITGAVAAFQDVTDTRRAQREAEDAVHHRDEVLAIVSHDLRTPLSAIIMGARVLGGGAAEDPERVRATATRIASSGERMNRLIGDLLDLASLERGRLSMRRSAHAPSTLAREAADVIRPAAEAKGLDVRWRAADDLPLVPCDHDRILQVLGNLTSNAVKATASGHVAIGASARGDQVLFEVQDTGPGIPSEELPHVFDRFRRGRSAAYAGTGLGLAIARALVEAHGGRIWAESTPGLGTVVRFSLPVVESPASERAAGAA; from the coding sequence GTGCCGGTTTTCCTGTCGATGGGGGTCATCCCGCTCTGGCGATCGCTCACCGGGCGCGTGGTCCTGGTGGTGCTCGCGTGGCTCGTCCCGTTCGTGGCGATCTCGGTCGGCGCGGGAGTGGTCGTGTACCGGGACCGCATCGCCGCAGAGCGAGGCGCCAACCTGGAGCTCGCTCGCGCCGCATCGAGCGCGTTCGAGGGCTTCGTGCGCGACGTGCTGCGGCAGGAGCAGTTCGTCGGCGACGCGATCGCGACGCGCCGCCTCGAGCCGGACCTCGTGACCTTCCTGCTGACCCGCGCCGACGCGGAGTACGACTCCATCCGGGACTTCTCGTGGCTCGATCCGGAAGGACGGGTCCTCGCCTCCAGCGACGCCCGCCTGCTCGGGCAGTCCATCGCCGACCGCGAGTACCACCGTCGCATCCTGCAGGGCGCCGAGTTCGCCGTGAGCGACGCGATCGCCACGGGACCGGACGGCGGGCGGACCGTCGCGATCGCCCGCGCCGTCCGCGACGAGGGCGAGCTCACGGGAGTCGTGCTCGCCACGGTGGACGCGTCGCGCCTCGGCGAGCTCGCCCTCACCTTCGAGCGGCTCGGACGCGCCGGCATCGCCCTCGCCGATCGCACCGGCGCGATCGTCTACCGCCGCACCGGCGCGGGGGGCCCCGCCGGCGGAGCGCCGGACGTCGGCGCGGTGGCGCGGGCGCTTCGCGGCGAGGAGGTCGCCCGCGCGGGGCGGGGCACCGACGCGATCACCGCGGCCGTCCCGGTCGAGCTCGTCGGGTGGGCGGCCATCGCGAGCCGCTCGTACTCCGACGCCGCGGGCTCCTTCCGGCAGGCGATGGCGCGCGCCGCCGCGGCGAGCGCCGCCGCGGCCGCGCTCGCCGTGCTCGTCTCGTTCGTCGTGACCCGCCGCATCGCCCGCGCGCTCCAGCGGCTCCAGAGCCGCGTGCAGGCGCTCGGGCGCGGCGAGACGGCCGGCGCGCCGTTGCAGGGCCCCGCCGAGATCGTCCGGCTGGGGAGCGCCTTCGACGAGATGGCCGGCAAGCTCGTCGCGGCGAACGCCTCCCTCGAGCTGCACGAGCGGCTGTTCGAGACCTCCCCGGATCCGATGGTCGTCCTCGACCGCGCGCTGCGCCTGCGCGCCGTGAACCCCGCCTACGCCGCGATGCGCGGTCTCTCCACGGGCGATCTGCTCGGGCGCCCGCTCGTCGAGGTGGTCGGGGTGGACGCCTTCGAGGCCATGGCGCCGCGCGCCGAGCGCGCCTTCGCCGGCGAGTCCGTCCAGTACGAGCTCTGGACCGACCTGCCCGCCGGTCGGCGCTGCCTCGAGGCGATCTATCACCCGGTGCGGGAGCGCGAGAGGCTCGAGCACGTCGGCGTGCGCTTCCGCGACGTCACCGGCCGCCGGCACGCGGAGGCCGCGGCCTCGCAGTCGCTGTCGTTCGCCGAGGCGGAGCGCCGCCGGTTCGAGGCGGTGTTCCGGGAGGCGCCGGCCGGCATCGTCATCTTCGACGGGCGCGACCTGCGCGCCAAGTGGTCCAACCGGACCTTCCTGTCGTTCCTGGACGCGCCCTTCGCCCAGCTCGGCATCGCGGGCCTGCGCATCGACGAGTTCGTGCCGCACGCCCGCGAGGCGGGCCTCGTGGACGTGGTCCGCCGCGTGGGCGCCACGGGCATCCCGGCCGACACGCCCGAGTACCGGCACGAGGGCTTCGCCCGAGGCGCCGCGTGGTGGCGCTGGTCGGTGCGCGCGATCCCGGGCGAGGTCGGCAGCGACGTCCTCCTCCTCGTGACGGAGGTCACCGAGCAGGTCGAGGCGCGCAAGGTCGCCGAGGACGAGCGGCTCCGGCTGGAGACGATCCTCCGGACGTTCCCCGTGGGCGTCATCCTCACCGGCCCCGAGGGCCGCGCCGGCATCGTGAACGATCACGCCCGCCAGATCTGGGGCGGCGACGGCGCCCTCGACGCGTACCGGGGCGCGTGGGCGGCCACCGGCATCCCGCTCGCCCCGGAAGACTGGGCGCTCCAGCGCGCGCTGCGCCGCGGCGAGGTCTCGACGGGCGAGCTCATCGACATCGAGCGCTTCGACGGCGGGCGCGCCACGATCCTGAACAACGCGGCGCCGATCCGCGACGCCTTCGGCCGGATCACCGGGGCGGTCGCCGCCTTCCAGGACGTCACCGACACGCGGCGCGCCCAGCGCGAGGCGGAGGACGCGGTCCACCATCGCGACGAGGTGCTCGCCATCGTCTCGCACGACCTGCGCACCCCGCTCAGCGCGATCATCATGGGCGCGCGCGTGCTCGGGGGCGGCGCCGCGGAGGACCCGGAGCGCGTGCGCGCCACGGCGACGCGCATCGCGAGCTCCGGCGAGCGGATGAACCGGCTCATCGGCGACCTGCTCGACCTCGCCAGCCTCGAGCGTGGCCGGCTCTCCATGCGACGGTCGGCGCACGCCCCCTCGACGCTCGCGCGCGAGGCGGCGGACGTGATCCGCCCGGCGGCGGAGGCCAAGGGGCTGGACGTGCGCTGGCGCGCCGCCGACGACCTGCCGCTCGTCCCGTGCGACCACGACAGGATCCTGCAGGTCCTCGGCAACCTCACCTCGAACGCGGTGAAGGCCACGGCCTCTGGGCACGTGGCGATCGGCGCGAGCGCGCGCGGCGACCAGGTGCTCTTCGAGGTCCAGGACACCGGGCCGGGCATCCCGTCGGAGGAGCTGCCGCACGTGTTCGACCGGTTCCGCCGCGGCCGCTCGGCGGCCTACGCCGGGACGGGCCTGGGCCTCGCCATCGCCCGCGCCCTCGTGGAGGCGCACGGGGGACGGATCTGGGCCGAGAGCACGCCCGGGCTGGGAACCGTCGTGCGCTTCTCCCTGCCGGTCGTCGAATCCCCGGCGTCGGAGCGCGCCGCCGGCGCCGCGTGA
- a CDS encoding ATP-binding protein, with protein MTHSPTDPGRIDGRRPWAFAAAIALAAAALAATHLLAEMLGGPRYSFALAAVALAAGVGGTGAGLLAGVASAAGHAWLFLAPRQSLWIADRADALGLAGYLASACVVAVVVGAFRAAQRRAQGGLSDARAAEERLRLMTEGLHAHAILLLDPSGAVTGWNATAERLTGWPEAEIFGQSFGRFHPPEERDAGRPEQLLWRATRDARAEEEGWRVRKDGTRFYATVVLTALRDADGRLTGFAHVMRDITERRRAEEAERFSLEAGAVLAESIHPEEMLERLARLAVPRVADWCVIETLEGDRQLRLVALAHPDPRREHALRELRLRFPPDPDTSPVWRALRTGQPEVASEGDAAALAALAPEPEHREALRAEGLRAWVVVPLTAGRRTLGALTLAVSTPDRDFGSRELGIARDLARRAAQALHDASLYLEAQRAGRERDEVLAILSHDLRAPLGAAFAAARAIRADTPEGPTGERIRRSAVAVERAAEAMSRLVADLLDLAGLEAGRLVVVRRPEHTAALVRAAVEAQREAAARGGVTLVVEAAETLPDVDADRDRVLQVLGNLLADALQATEGGHVTVRARAVESGRAVAFEIEDSGRAIPEEELAHFFDRYRRGRGASARGASLGLAVARGIVEAHGGRIWAESRSGQGSRFTFTLPAAAPWQSRSAREVAGTR; from the coding sequence ATGACCCATTCCCCAACCGATCCGGGTCGCATCGACGGGCGGCGCCCGTGGGCGTTCGCCGCGGCCATCGCGCTCGCGGCGGCCGCGCTGGCGGCGACGCACCTGCTCGCGGAAATGCTCGGAGGGCCGCGCTACAGCTTCGCGCTCGCCGCGGTCGCCCTCGCCGCGGGGGTGGGGGGCACCGGCGCCGGCCTGCTCGCCGGCGTCGCGAGCGCGGCCGGCCACGCGTGGCTGTTCCTCGCGCCGAGGCAGAGCCTATGGATCGCCGACCGCGCGGACGCGCTCGGGCTGGCCGGCTACCTCGCCAGCGCCTGCGTCGTCGCCGTCGTCGTCGGAGCCTTCCGGGCGGCCCAACGGCGGGCGCAGGGCGGGCTCTCGGACGCGCGCGCCGCCGAGGAGCGGCTGCGCCTCATGACGGAGGGGCTCCACGCGCACGCGATCCTGCTCCTCGATCCGAGCGGCGCGGTCACCGGCTGGAACGCCACCGCCGAGCGGCTCACCGGCTGGCCCGAGGCCGAGATCTTCGGGCAGAGCTTCGGGCGCTTCCACCCCCCCGAGGAGCGCGACGCCGGGCGGCCGGAGCAGCTCCTGTGGCGCGCCACGCGCGACGCGCGTGCCGAGGAGGAGGGCTGGCGCGTCCGCAAGGACGGCACCCGCTTCTACGCGACCGTGGTCCTGACCGCCCTGCGCGACGCGGACGGACGGCTCACCGGCTTCGCGCACGTGATGCGGGACATCACCGAGCGGCGCCGGGCGGAGGAGGCAGAGCGGTTCTCGCTCGAGGCCGGGGCGGTGCTCGCCGAGTCGATTCACCCGGAGGAGATGCTCGAGCGGCTCGCTCGGCTCGCCGTCCCGCGCGTCGCGGACTGGTGCGTCATCGAGACCCTCGAGGGCGACCGCCAGCTCCGGCTCGTCGCGCTCGCCCACCCGGATCCCCGCCGCGAGCACGCGCTCCGGGAGCTGCGCCTCCGCTTCCCGCCCGATCCGGACACCTCGCCGGTCTGGCGAGCCCTCCGCACCGGCCAGCCGGAGGTGGCCTCCGAGGGCGACGCCGCCGCGCTCGCGGCGCTCGCGCCGGAGCCGGAGCACCGCGAGGCCCTGCGAGCGGAGGGGCTCCGCGCCTGGGTGGTCGTGCCCCTCACGGCTGGGCGGCGCACCCTCGGGGCGCTGACGCTCGCCGTCTCGACGCCGGATCGCGACTTCGGCTCGCGCGAGCTCGGCATCGCGCGCGACCTGGCGAGGCGCGCGGCGCAGGCGCTCCACGACGCGAGCCTCTATCTCGAGGCGCAGCGGGCCGGACGCGAGCGGGACGAGGTCCTCGCGATCCTCTCGCACGACCTCCGAGCCCCGCTGGGCGCGGCGTTCGCCGCCGCGCGGGCCATCCGCGCGGACACTCCGGAGGGGCCCACCGGCGAGCGGATCCGGCGCAGCGCCGTCGCCGTGGAGCGCGCCGCCGAGGCGATGTCGCGGCTCGTCGCGGACCTGCTGGACCTCGCCGGGTTGGAGGCGGGGCGGCTCGTGGTCGTCCGCCGGCCCGAGCACACGGCCGCGCTCGTGCGCGCCGCGGTGGAGGCGCAGCGGGAGGCGGCGGCTCGGGGAGGCGTGACGCTGGTCGTCGAGGCGGCGGAGACCCTGCCGGACGTCGACGCCGATCGCGACCGCGTCCTCCAGGTGCTCGGCAACCTGCTCGCGGACGCGCTCCAGGCGACGGAGGGCGGCCACGTGACCGTGCGTGCCCGCGCCGTGGAGAGCGGACGCGCCGTGGCGTTCGAGATCGAGGACAGCGGGCGCGCCATCCCCGAGGAGGAGCTCGCCCACTTCTTCGATCGGTACCGGCGCGGCCGCGGAGCGAGCGCGCGCGGCGCCAGCCTGGGGCTCGCGGTCGCGCGGGGAATCGTGGAGGCGCACGGCGGCCGCATCTGGGCGGAGAGCCGCTCGGGTCAAGGGAGCCGCTTCACGTTCACGCTGCCCGCCGCCGCGCCGTGGCAGTCGCGGTCGGCGCGCGAGGTCGCAGGGACGCGGTAG
- a CDS encoding IPT/TIG domain-containing protein produces MKTFTALALALFAQAALAQQGKIEITRADADLAGGVLFVHGQGFGSQPATVVVGKAVLTVQSHSPTDIVAALPDDLQAGTYRVVVVRAPGNASASMDVTIGAEGAQGPAGPPGPAGPAGAAGPQGPRGEAGPAGPQGERGETGPQGPIGPIGPSGMTGPQGEPGQPGQIGPMGPAGPPGEAGPEGPSGVSGFERLTDARTITAGTGVQAVTAVCPSGKKAISGGARAVLPGVLQGSYPDVDGRTWIGEFKRNGQQYAGSVWVICAYAQ; encoded by the coding sequence ATGAAGACGTTCACGGCTCTCGCGCTCGCGCTCTTCGCGCAAGCCGCGCTCGCGCAGCAGGGCAAGATCGAGATCACCCGCGCCGACGCCGATCTCGCCGGCGGCGTGCTGTTCGTCCACGGCCAGGGCTTCGGCTCCCAGCCCGCCACGGTCGTCGTCGGCAAGGCCGTCCTCACCGTGCAGAGCCACTCGCCGACGGACATCGTCGCTGCGCTGCCGGACGACCTGCAGGCGGGGACGTACCGGGTCGTGGTCGTTCGCGCGCCGGGAAACGCGAGCGCGTCGATGGACGTGACGATCGGCGCCGAGGGGGCGCAGGGTCCCGCCGGTCCTCCCGGTCCCGCTGGGCCTGCCGGTGCTGCCGGCCCGCAGGGACCACGCGGCGAAGCCGGTCCCGCCGGACCGCAGGGTGAGCGCGGCGAGACCGGGCCCCAGGGGCCGATCGGGCCGATCGGGCCGAGCGGAATGACGGGCCCGCAGGGCGAGCCGGGGCAGCCCGGTCAGATCGGTCCCATGGGCCCCGCGGGCCCGCCGGGCGAGGCGGGGCCGGAAGGCCCGAGCGGCGTGTCCGGGTTCGAGCGGCTCACCGATGCCAGGACGATCACGGCCGGCACCGGCGTACAGGCGGTCACCGCCGTGTGCCCGAGCGGCAAGAAGGCCATCAGCGGCGGAGCGCGGGCGGTGCTGCCCGGCGTGCTGCAGGGCTCCTATCCGGACGTCGACGGCCGGACCTGGATCGGCGAGTTCAAGCGCAACGGGCAGCAGTACGCGGGGAGCGTCTGGGTGATCTGCGCCTACGCCCAGTAG
- a CDS encoding amino acid permease, producing MATPHRSAASPPPAGAPPRRKIGVLTCTALVVGNMIGSGIFLLPAALAPFGALSIGGWIGTSVGALLLALVFARLARLVGGAAGGPYVYVRAAFGDFAAYWIAWGYWIGLWAGNAAIAVAAVSYLGAIVPGLAGRPLAQGGLAVALTWLTVGVNWRGVASAGRFQLVMTGLKLLPLLAVGLLGLPAIRGAHFLPVNPSGQPWPHALAATMALTLWAFLGLESATVPGDDVDRPSVTIPRATVLGTVLASIVYVAGTVVVLGVVPREALARDGAPFATAATALWGSWAGMLVTLGAVASCLGTLNGYTLLMGQVPMAAARDGLFPRAFARQNGFGAPTFAIAVSAVLVTLLVAENAVGTRSAVAVFSFVVLLATLSTLLPYAFSAVALVILLASRGEPRGRIAGPIALASLAFAFSVVAVAGSGPETVLWGFVLLLLGLPVYAWQVIRGRAGRP from the coding sequence ATGGCCACGCCGCACCGCTCCGCCGCCTCGCCTCCGCCCGCCGGCGCGCCGCCGCGCCGCAAGATCGGCGTCCTCACCTGCACCGCGCTCGTGGTCGGGAACATGATCGGCTCGGGGATCTTCCTCCTCCCCGCGGCGCTCGCGCCGTTCGGCGCGCTGTCCATCGGCGGCTGGATCGGGACCTCCGTCGGCGCGCTCCTCCTCGCGCTCGTGTTCGCGCGCCTCGCGCGCCTCGTGGGCGGTGCGGCGGGAGGGCCGTACGTGTACGTGCGCGCGGCGTTCGGCGACTTCGCCGCCTACTGGATCGCCTGGGGGTACTGGATCGGCCTGTGGGCGGGGAACGCCGCCATCGCGGTCGCCGCGGTGAGCTACCTCGGGGCCATCGTCCCCGGGCTCGCGGGGAGGCCCCTCGCGCAGGGCGGGCTGGCGGTCGCGCTCACGTGGCTCACGGTGGGCGTCAACTGGCGCGGCGTCGCCAGCGCCGGCCGCTTCCAGCTCGTCATGACCGGGCTGAAGCTCCTGCCGCTCCTGGCGGTCGGCCTGCTCGGTCTGCCCGCCATACGCGGGGCGCATTTCCTCCCCGTGAACCCGAGCGGACAGCCCTGGCCGCACGCGCTCGCCGCGACCATGGCGCTCACGCTGTGGGCGTTCCTGGGGCTCGAGTCGGCCACCGTGCCCGGCGACGACGTCGATCGACCTTCCGTGACGATCCCGCGGGCGACCGTGCTCGGCACCGTCCTCGCCTCGATCGTCTACGTGGCCGGGACCGTGGTGGTGCTGGGCGTGGTCCCGCGCGAGGCGCTCGCCCGGGACGGCGCGCCATTCGCGACCGCCGCGACGGCCCTGTGGGGATCGTGGGCGGGGATGCTCGTCACGCTCGGCGCGGTCGCCTCGTGCCTGGGGACGCTGAACGGCTACACGCTGCTCATGGGGCAGGTCCCCATGGCGGCGGCGCGCGACGGCCTCTTCCCTCGCGCCTTCGCGCGTCAGAACGGGTTCGGCGCGCCGACGTTCGCGATCGCCGTGTCCGCCGTCCTCGTGACCCTGCTCGTCGCGGAGAACGCCGTCGGCACGCGGAGCGCAGTCGCCGTGTTCTCGTTCGTCGTGCTCCTCGCCACGCTCTCGACGCTGCTGCCGTACGCGTTCTCGGCGGTGGCGCTCGTGATCCTCCTCGCCAGCCGGGGCGAGCCGCGCGGGCGGATCGCGGGACCGATCGCGCTGGCCTCCCTCGCCTTCGCCTTCTCGGTGGTGGCCGTCGCCGGCTCCGGGCCCGAGACGGTGCTCTGGGGGTTCGTGCTGCTCCTGCTGGGGCTGCCGGTGTACGCCTGGCAGGTGATCCGCGGGCGCGCCGGGCGGCCCTGA
- a CDS encoding response regulator transcription factor: MQPPSTTPEARDPARARPLVLHVEDDEATRYLVARLLTRGGFDVVGAATGREALARLEDRPDAIVLDVKLPDITGFQLCRHLRGDPRSASVPIIHLSASHPLPEDQRYGLAVGADAYLVHPVDGAVLTETLRRLMDRSTGHPPPPQAG, translated from the coding sequence GTGCAGCCCCCATCGACCACTCCGGAGGCGCGCGACCCCGCCAGGGCGCGCCCGCTCGTCCTCCACGTGGAGGACGACGAGGCGACGCGGTATCTCGTCGCGCGGCTCCTCACCCGCGGGGGCTTCGACGTGGTGGGGGCCGCGACCGGGCGCGAGGCGCTGGCACGGCTCGAGGACCGTCCGGACGCGATCGTCCTCGACGTGAAGCTCCCGGACATCACCGGCTTCCAGCTGTGCCGGCACCTGCGCGGAGATCCGCGCTCCGCCAGCGTGCCGATCATCCATCTCTCCGCGAGCCACCCGCTCCCGGAGGATCAGCGCTACGGCCTCGCCGTCGGGGCGGATGCCTATCTCGTCCATCCGGTGGACGGCGCGGTCCTCACCGAGACGTTGCGGCGGCTCATGGACCGCTCGACCGGGCACCCCCCTCCGCCGCAAGCGGGCTGA
- a CDS encoding DUF456 domain-containing protein has protein sequence MTTVLLYALGAAAIVAGIAGLVLPVLPGSLLLVAGVVLVAWAEGFTRVGWGTVAIAAVLGLAMWLVDLAAAALGAKAFGASPRSILGASVGLLVGLFLGPVGVVLGPIVGAVLFELTRTPDLRAAGRAGAGAFVGFVLGNVLKIALAFVLVGIVVLALVV, from the coding sequence GTGACGACCGTCCTGCTCTACGCGCTCGGCGCGGCGGCGATCGTGGCCGGCATCGCAGGGCTCGTGCTGCCCGTGCTGCCCGGATCGTTGCTGCTGGTCGCGGGCGTCGTGCTGGTCGCCTGGGCGGAGGGCTTCACGCGCGTGGGCTGGGGCACCGTCGCGATCGCGGCGGTGCTCGGGCTCGCCATGTGGCTCGTGGACCTCGCCGCGGCCGCGCTCGGCGCGAAGGCGTTCGGCGCGTCGCCGCGCTCCATCCTGGGCGCGAGCGTGGGGCTCCTCGTCGGCCTCTTCCTCGGGCCGGTGGGGGTGGTGCTCGGTCCGATCGTGGGGGCGGTGCTGTTCGAGCTCACGCGCACCCCCGACCTGCGCGCCGCCGGGCGCGCGGGCGCGGGCGCGTTCGTCGGGTTCGTCCTCGGCAACGTCCTGAAGATCGCGCTCGCCTTCGTGCTCGTCGGCATCGTGGTGCTCGCGCTCGTCGTGTAG
- a CDS encoding pyridoxal phosphate-dependent aminotransferase: MPRHPRVAPTAAGLTHDVYSALVERARSRPGPIYPLHVGDTWREPLPAARAEAQRSADTPRLHGYAPVQGEPGLLEAIRRRLASRHGAEIDPACLQVMPGATTGLAVVLHALLAPGDELVLPSPFWPLIRGIAISRGCTPVEVPFFTRLDDRAFDAEAALEQAVGPRTAAIYVNAPNNPSGRLLPEAAADAISTVARRHDLWVIADEAYEELVYEGLHRPLWRRPELAGRVVVTHTLSKSHALAGARIGYTHGPAEAMRAVRAVQFHESYCAARPMQLAAARALESGDAWLEETRASYAAAGRAAAAAVGGSPPEAGTFLFFDAAPSFAPGERLDGFLERCLDAGVLLTPGPACGRGFESWVRLCFTAVAPDALSDALARLGSVVRRSPATPP; encoded by the coding sequence ATGCCGCGCCATCCCCGCGTCGCCCCGACCGCCGCCGGCCTGACGCACGACGTCTACAGCGCGCTCGTGGAGCGCGCCCGCTCGCGGCCCGGTCCGATCTACCCGCTCCACGTCGGGGACACCTGGCGCGAGCCGCTCCCCGCCGCCCGCGCCGAGGCGCAGCGCTCCGCCGACACCCCGCGCCTCCACGGCTACGCGCCGGTGCAGGGCGAGCCCGGGCTGCTCGAGGCGATCCGGCGCCGGCTCGCATCGCGCCACGGCGCCGAGATCGATCCGGCCTGCCTGCAGGTCATGCCCGGCGCGACCACCGGGCTCGCCGTCGTCCTGCACGCGCTCCTCGCTCCGGGCGACGAGCTCGTCCTCCCGTCGCCGTTCTGGCCGCTCATCCGCGGCATCGCCATCTCCCGCGGCTGCACTCCGGTCGAGGTCCCCTTCTTCACGCGGCTCGACGACCGCGCCTTCGACGCCGAGGCCGCGCTCGAGCAGGCCGTCGGGCCGCGGACGGCGGCGATCTACGTGAACGCGCCGAACAACCCCTCGGGCCGGCTCCTCCCGGAGGCGGCCGCGGACGCGATCTCGACGGTGGCGCGCCGCCACGATCTGTGGGTGATCGCCGACGAGGCGTACGAGGAGCTGGTGTACGAGGGCCTGCACCGGCCGCTGTGGCGCCGGCCGGAGCTCGCCGGGCGCGTCGTCGTCACGCACACGCTCTCGAAGAGTCACGCGCTGGCCGGCGCGCGGATCGGCTACACCCACGGCCCGGCCGAGGCGATGCGAGCGGTGCGCGCCGTCCAGTTCCACGAGAGCTACTGCGCCGCACGCCCGATGCAGCTCGCGGCCGCGCGGGCGCTCGAGTCGGGCGACGCCTGGCTGGAGGAGACGCGTGCCTCCTACGCCGCCGCCGGGCGCGCCGCGGCCGCCGCCGTGGGCGGCTCGCCGCCGGAGGCGGGCACGTTCCTGTTCTTCGACGCGGCGCCCTCGTTCGCGCCGGGAGAGCGGCTCGACGGCTTCCTCGAGCGTTGCCTCGACGCGGGCGTGCTCCTCACGCCGGGGCCCGCGTGCGGCCGGGGCTTCGAGAGCTGGGTGCGGCTGTGCTTCACCGCGGTGGCCCCCGACGCGCTCTCCGACGCGCTGGCGCGGCTCGGGTCGGTGGTGAGGCGCTCGCCCGCGACGCCTCCCTGA